In the genome of bacterium, the window GACAACATTCTTCGCATTCATGGCCTCCACCCGCAGGCCATGAGACGTCACTACGATCTCTATCGCAGCCTGATGTACGGCGCCGGCCCGCTCAGCCGAATCCAGCGCGAGATGATTGCCGTGGTGGTTTCAGCAGAGAATGACTGCCACTACTGAGTGCACCATCACGGGGCGGGACTCCGTAGGTTGTTGGCGGCGAAGAAGCCTACGGCTCAAAAGGCGAGTGAGCTCGTGAGAACTCTGGTTGAGGACTACCGACGCGCAGGTCTCTCGGGCGCGGATCGATCCATGCTCGACTATGCGGCCAAACTGACGGCCTCGCCGAGCGAAGTGACGAAGGAGGACGTGGACGGCTTGCGAAGCGAAGGCTTCGACGATCGGGCGATCCACGACATTTGCGCGGTCG includes:
- a CDS encoding peroxidase; the protein is MRKEAVMAFIDYVDIPESEGVPDADNILRIHGLHPQAMRRHYDLYRSLMYGAGPLSRIQREMIAVVVSAENDCHY
- a CDS encoding peroxidase translates to MRTLVEDYRRAGLSGADRSMLDYAAKLTASPSEVTKEDVDGLRSEGFDDRAIHDICAVAAYFAYVNRIADGLGVELEGDSPDRRADGEVDSR